The Acidimicrobiales bacterium DNA segment CCCTTGCCGATGAGACGGTGTGGGTCCGTGTCGACGGCGACGAGTTGGTCGCCACCCACCTCGCGGGGCGTGGCGCGACCGAAGTCGCCCGCCACCGGTTGTCGACCCCGGGGCACCCGATGATCGACGATGCCCACTACCCACCCCGACCCGCCGGGCCCCTGGGTCGTGAACCAAAGCCCACCAACCCTGCCGAGACCGCGTTCTTGGCGCTCGGCGACGGGGCACGGACCTGGCTCATCGAGGCCGGCGCCACCGGCGCGTCGAGAGTCAAGGCCAAGATGGCTGACGCCGTCGAGCTCGCGGCGCTGCACGGGGTCGAACGGGTCGACTGGGCGCTGGGCCAGGCCGCCACCTTCGGGCGTTTCGGCGATGGTGACACCGCTTCGATCCTGGCTGCTCACCCTCCTGGCGACACCCACCGCGCCGGCGACGAGCACTCGCTCCAAGACCGCACCTCGGGATGGGAAGGGTTCGGCCAATGACCACCGCGAACAACAACCCCATCGACGCGGCGGACCTGGTCGAGCTCGGCGAGTTCTGCGGGTTCCTCCACGACTGGATCGCCACCGATCCCGACACCCTCGCCCCGTCGCTTCGACGGTTCAGCTTCGGGCTGTTCAGCCTCGAAGAGATCGCTGGTGACCTCGACCGCTTCGCCTGGCTCCTCAACCCCAACGACCCCGGCGGCCGCAAGACCCTGGCAGAGGAGGACCACCAATGACCGCCCCGTCTGTCCCGGTCGTCGACGAAGTCATCGACCTGTTGCGCCAGCTGCGGTTGCCGCACATGCGCCGCCACGCTCCCGACGTGTTGGCCACCGCCAAGGCGCAGCGCTGGGAACCAGCCGAAGCGATCCGGGCCCTGCTCGCCGAAGAGCTCGCCGGGCGTCAAGCCTCATCTGTGGGAACCCGCCGCAAAGCCGCCGGGTTCCCCACCGGCAAGACCTTCGACGGCTGGGACGAGACCACCTCATCGATCCCCGCGCCGACCCAACGGTCGCTACGCACCCTCGAATGGATCGGCCACCACGAGAACCTCGTCGTGTGCGGCCCATCAGGCACCGGCAAGTCCCACCTCCTCGAAGCGCTCGGCCACCAAGCCGTCGACGCCGGGGCACACGTGCTGTGGTTCTCCCTCGAGAGCCTCGGCGCCCTGTTCCGCCGCCACCGCGCCGATGACACCACCAGCCGGGCCATCCGCAAGATCATGCGCGCCGACCTGATCTGCATCGACGACATCGGACTACTACCGGTCACCACCGAGACCGCCGAAGCGCTCTACCGCGTCGTCGACGCCGCCTACGAACGACGAGCCATCGCCCTGTCATCGA contains these protein-coding regions:
- the istB gene encoding IS21-like element helper ATPase IstB, coding for MTAPSVPVVDEVIDLLRQLRLPHMRRHAPDVLATAKAQRWEPAEAIRALLAEELAGRQASSVGTRRKAAGFPTGKTFDGWDETTSSIPAPTQRSLRTLEWIGHHENLVVCGPSGTGKSHLLEALGHQAVDAGAHVLWFSLESLGALFRRHRADDTTSRAIRKIMRADLICIDDIGLLPVTTETAEALYRVVDAAYERRAIALSSNLHPAGFDELMPKTIANATVDRLLHHAHVVMTTGDSIRLTQATTGKGVKPLAP